A single window of Entomoplasma ellychniae DNA harbors:
- a CDS encoding ATP-dependent Clp protease ATP-binding subunit, giving the protein MELKQKDDNSDALQKYTRDLTAIAKEGKIDPIIGREDEIMRVIRILSRKTKNNPVLIGEPGVGKTAVVEGLAQRIVKGDVPSILKNKRILELDMGSLMAGAMYLGDYEARVKAIVNEINKTSGEIILFIDELHLIVGAGKTGNGGGMDVSNLLKPALARGELKAIGATTLKEYREYIEKDSALERRFQRFLVEEPTIDETISILRGLKERFETYHGVRIHDNAIVTAARLSSRYINDRFLPDKAIDLIDEAASTIKTELSSVPSELDQINRKVIQLEIEKSALSKEKDDKSKQRLEEAVDELNNLKESQSILSAEWEKQKASLQNANNVKTTIESLKKELDYVQANGDYKRAGEIQYSLLPSLEKQLVEIENVKTNGLVSEEVTEKDIAEIVGKWTGIPVDKLIETEKIKLLSLEKELEKTVKGQNEALKLVSEAILRSRSGIKDPNKPIGSFLFLGPTGVGKTEVARSLANILFNSPKKMIRIDMSEYMEKQSVSKLIGAPPGYVGYEEGGRLTEAVRRNPYSIVLFDEVEKAHPDVFNVLLQVLDEGRITDSLGKLVDFKNTIIILTSNLTSNIIQQGLEPKELSIQINQELNNFFKPEFLNRIDNIVTFNTLSVSDIKKIVIKELNTLSNRLEVDKDIFINFSNDAVEKIVKESYDVHYGARPIKRYIEKHIETLIAQNIINDHIKINVKYTISIQDNIFTLDTIFN; this is encoded by the coding sequence ATGGAATTAAAACAAAAAGATGACAATAGTGATGCTTTACAAAAGTACACAAGAGATCTAACAGCAATTGCTAAAGAAGGAAAAATTGATCCTATAATTGGTAGAGAAGATGAAATTATGAGAGTTATTCGCATTCTTTCAAGAAAAACAAAGAATAATCCCGTATTAATTGGTGAACCTGGAGTTGGAAAAACTGCTGTTGTAGAAGGTTTAGCCCAAAGAATTGTTAAAGGTGATGTCCCATCAATTCTTAAAAATAAAAGAATTTTAGAACTTGATATGGGAAGTTTAATGGCCGGTGCTATGTATCTTGGTGATTATGAAGCAAGAGTAAAAGCTATAGTTAATGAAATTAACAAAACAAGTGGTGAAATAATTTTATTCATTGATGAGCTTCATTTAATTGTTGGAGCTGGTAAAACTGGTAATGGTGGCGGAATGGATGTTTCTAACTTATTAAAACCAGCATTAGCAAGAGGAGAATTAAAAGCAATTGGTGCCACCACTTTAAAAGAATATAGGGAGTACATTGAAAAAGATTCAGCTTTAGAAAGAAGATTTCAAAGATTTTTGGTTGAAGAACCAACAATTGATGAAACAATATCAATTTTAAGAGGTTTAAAGGAAAGGTTCGAAACTTATCATGGGGTGAGAATACATGATAATGCAATAGTTACTGCAGCGCGTTTGTCTTCAAGATATATTAATGATCGATTTTTACCAGATAAAGCAATAGATTTAATTGATGAAGCTGCATCAACAATTAAAACTGAATTATCGAGTGTGCCAAGTGAACTTGATCAAATTAATCGGAAAGTGATTCAATTAGAAATTGAAAAAAGCGCTTTATCAAAAGAAAAAGATGATAAGTCAAAACAAAGACTTGAAGAAGCTGTTGATGAATTGAATAATTTAAAAGAAAGCCAATCAATATTATCTGCTGAATGAGAAAAACAAAAAGCTTCATTGCAAAATGCTAATAATGTTAAAACAACAATTGAAAGTTTAAAAAAAGAACTCGATTATGTTCAAGCAAATGGTGATTATAAAAGAGCTGGTGAAATTCAGTATTCATTATTACCAAGTTTAGAAAAACAGTTAGTTGAAATTGAAAATGTAAAAACTAACGGACTAGTTAGTGAAGAGGTAACTGAAAAAGATATTGCTGAAATTGTTGGTAAATGAACTGGTATCCCTGTTGATAAATTAATTGAAACTGAAAAAATAAAATTATTAAGTTTAGAAAAAGAATTAGAAAAAACAGTTAAAGGGCAAAATGAAGCACTAAAACTTGTAAGCGAAGCAATACTTAGAAGTAGGAGCGGAATTAAAGATCCAAATAAACCTATTGGTTCATTTCTGTTCTTAGGACCAACTGGAGTTGGAAAAACTGAAGTTGCAAGAAGTTTAGCCAATATATTATTTAACTCACCTAAAAAAATGATAAGAATCGATATGAGTGAGTATATGGAAAAACAAAGTGTTTCAAAATTAATTGGAGCTCCTCCTGGATATGTTGGTTATGAAGAAGGTGGAAGATTAACTGAGGCTGTTAGAAGAAATCCTTATTCAATAGTTTTATTTGATGAAGTTGAAAAAGCACACCCGGATGTATTTAATGTTTTATTACAAGTTTTAGATGAAGGGCGCATAACTGATTCATTAGGGAAATTAGTTGATTTTAAAAATACAATTATTATTTTAACTTCTAACTTAACAAGTAATATAATACAACAAGGATTAGAACCAAAAGAATTAAGTATACAAATAAATCAAGAATTAAATAATTTCTTTAAACCTGAGTTTTTAAATAGAATAGACAACATTGTTACATTTAATACTTTAAGTGTTAGCGATATTAAAAAGATAGTAATTAAAGAATTGAATACATTATCAAATCGCTTAGAGGTAGACAAAGATATATTTATAAATTTTAGTAATGATGCAGTTGAAAAAATAGTAAAAGAATCTTATGATGTCCACTATGGTGCTAGGCCAATTAAAAGATATATTGAAAAACACATTGAAACTTTAATTGCCCAAAATATAATTAATGACCATATAAAAATAAATGTTAAATATACAATAAGTATTCAAGATAACATTTTCACTTTAG